A window of Pirellula sp. SH-Sr6A contains these coding sequences:
- a CDS encoding thiamine-phosphate kinase — protein MEHSFIAWAKQRSSKLPQVKLGIGDDCALLAGSADDCVVTTDSLCDGTHFILSECGGRRAGRKLLGVSLSDLASMGATPVAAFLSLCLPRASAGDIAAEVFEGVLEMAREYAVAIAGGDTNVWDGPLALHLTAIGSVAPDRAWKRSGAKTGDAIVVTGTLGGSILGKHLDFEPRLRLANQLAQLDIVSAATDISDGLGIDLLNMTVASRCGAEVDLSRIPISDAARRLAESTGRSPLDHALGDGEDFELLLAIPKEKVDRLPAVIGGVPLTRIGEIVGRTGLWSKEKGGVKQLPPRGYVHG, from the coding sequence ATGGAACATAGCTTTATCGCCTGGGCAAAACAACGTTCGTCGAAGCTCCCGCAGGTCAAACTGGGGATTGGCGATGACTGCGCGCTTCTGGCCGGTTCAGCCGACGATTGCGTCGTCACCACGGACTCGCTTTGCGACGGTACGCATTTTATCCTATCGGAGTGCGGCGGTCGAAGGGCTGGACGCAAGCTCCTCGGGGTTAGTCTGAGCGACCTTGCCAGTATGGGGGCCACCCCAGTGGCCGCATTTTTGTCCCTTTGCTTACCGCGGGCTTCTGCTGGAGATATCGCCGCCGAAGTTTTCGAAGGGGTTCTCGAAATGGCCAGAGAATACGCCGTCGCCATTGCGGGCGGGGATACCAACGTCTGGGACGGGCCCTTGGCTCTCCACTTGACTGCCATTGGAAGCGTCGCGCCCGATCGGGCATGGAAGCGTTCAGGGGCGAAGACAGGCGATGCCATTGTCGTCACCGGCACGCTCGGAGGAAGCATTCTCGGGAAACACCTCGATTTTGAACCCCGCCTCCGCTTGGCGAACCAACTGGCACAACTCGATATTGTTTCGGCTGCGACCGATATCAGCGATGGCTTGGGGATCGACCTTCTCAATATGACCGTGGCGAGCCGATGCGGTGCCGAAGTGGACTTAAGCAGGATCCCGATCAGCGATGCGGCGCGGCGATTGGCAGAATCCACGGGTCGCTCCCCCCTCGACCACGCGTTAGGGGACGGGGAAGATTTCGAGCTCTTGCTCGCGATTCCCAAGGAAAAAGTCGATCGGTTGCCGGCCGTAATCGGCGGAGTGCCTCTCACACGCATCGGGGAAATTGTGGGCAGGACCGGACTGTGGTCGAAAGAGAAAGGTGGAGTCAAA
- a CDS encoding PDZ domain-containing protein, with protein MNRSTRRFRTCLTAAFCSDGGRHRLLQWGVFHLAAGCFLTAPVSCWAQSPSDPPASVSAIEGESSEGPSETEILGWIENLSDKSYGKREWASDQLYRHADAAFPMIEKSLKKADGEAFTRMLEIVCDLIRSSHPPRKSQATALIKRLANETTGSRGLQAARVHEAVRLQVGQSAWARVQRLSPEMRLSFPSRSQLLQVNDPLDINESFQGTAEDLQDLDHVDWIRFARLEGSKITPEILKAVLRLPNLNHLQIVDAKLTAEDLLAIKDGPELNILELSYVPVGDELIPHLREFPVTQTLWIFGTNMSLDGGRQALDQLSDIELFVSRGAYLGVLSQANSLVIDRVIENSAAARAGLRYRDQIMKVNDVELKSFDDLRRELRKFAPGESAEIEFKRLVPSEPRLRDPLDPGPFRLPTDLDYKPEIMKATVTFGKQSI; from the coding sequence ATGAACCGAAGCACTAGACGTTTTCGTACCTGCCTGACTGCAGCTTTTTGTTCGGACGGTGGGAGGCACCGACTCTTGCAATGGGGGGTGTTCCACCTCGCGGCAGGTTGCTTTCTGACCGCACCGGTTTCCTGCTGGGCGCAATCCCCGTCTGATCCACCTGCATCGGTTTCGGCTATTGAGGGGGAATCGTCCGAGGGGCCCTCTGAAACGGAGATCTTGGGTTGGATCGAGAATTTGAGCGACAAAAGTTACGGCAAGAGAGAATGGGCCAGCGACCAACTTTATCGGCACGCGGATGCCGCGTTCCCCATGATCGAGAAATCGCTCAAAAAAGCAGACGGAGAGGCTTTTACTCGGATGCTGGAGATCGTCTGCGATTTGATTCGTTCCAGCCACCCCCCACGTAAATCGCAAGCTACCGCGCTGATCAAACGTCTTGCAAACGAAACGACGGGGAGCCGAGGGTTGCAGGCAGCTCGAGTGCATGAAGCGGTTCGCTTGCAGGTGGGACAAAGCGCGTGGGCGCGCGTTCAGAGATTGTCTCCCGAGATGCGGTTGAGCTTTCCCAGCCGATCCCAATTGCTTCAAGTCAACGATCCGCTCGATATCAATGAAAGTTTCCAGGGAACCGCGGAGGATCTCCAAGACTTGGACCATGTCGACTGGATTCGATTCGCGAGGCTGGAGGGCTCCAAGATTACGCCGGAAATCCTCAAGGCGGTGTTGAGGCTACCTAATTTGAACCATCTTCAAATTGTCGACGCAAAGTTGACTGCGGAGGATTTACTCGCCATTAAGGATGGGCCCGAGCTCAACATTCTGGAGCTTTCTTACGTGCCAGTTGGCGACGAATTGATCCCGCATCTGCGCGAGTTTCCTGTAACGCAAACGCTGTGGATCTTCGGAACGAATATGTCCCTCGATGGGGGCCGTCAAGCGTTGGATCAGCTCAGTGATATCGAATTGTTCGTCTCGCGCGGGGCCTACTTGGGGGTCCTGAGCCAGGCGAATTCGCTCGTTATCGATCGAGTCATTGAAAATTCAGCGGCGGCCCGCGCAGGCCTTCGATATCGCGATCAGATCATGAAGGTCAACGACGTGGAGCTCAAGAGCTTTGACGATCTCAGGCGGGAGCTGCGCAAATTCGCACCGGGAGAGTCAGCTGAGATCGAGTTCAAGCGGCTCGTGCCTTCGGAGCCCAGGCTTCGAGATCCGCTCGACCCTGGCCCCTTTCGCTTGCCTACCGATCTGGACTACAAGCCCGAGATCATGAAGGCTACCGTGACGTTTGGGAAGCAATCGATTTAG
- a CDS encoding DUF1501 domain-containing protein, with the protein MSERDLTMHLENTEMRRRLFLGRTSQGLGGLALATCLSPDLFAEGTGSYTESKGVIPKLAYPQKAKRVIWLTMAGGPSQLETFDPKPKLGEMDGKPMPESMTKGQQLAQLQGQPLKCFAPQHPFSTFGSNGTEICSLFPHIGSVLDDICLIRSMTTEAINHDPAHMFMNTGSQIAGRPSMGAWVTYGLGCESENLPGFVVLTSLGKGGQNQPIAARQWSSGFLPTKFQGVQLRSQGDAVLYLNSPHGMRLEDQARDIESINQLNKQYALTVDDPEIATRIAQYEMAFKMQTSIPELMQTDRESAATLELYGCQPGDGSFASNCLLARRLAERGVRFIQLYHKDWDHHGGVKEGIEFKAKEIDRACMALITDLKQRGMFEDTLIVWAGEFGRTPMSQGGNGRDHHNKAMSVWLAGAGVRGGIVHGATDELGYAAVEDIANVHDLHATMLYLMGIEHSSFSVKFQGLDAKLTGVEGATVMKKILATT; encoded by the coding sequence ATGTCGGAACGAGATTTGACAATGCACTTGGAAAATACAGAAATGCGACGGCGGCTTTTCCTCGGCCGCACCTCGCAGGGTTTAGGGGGACTCGCGCTGGCGACTTGTTTGTCCCCAGATCTTTTTGCCGAAGGGACCGGCTCCTATACCGAGTCGAAAGGGGTGATTCCCAAGCTCGCCTATCCCCAAAAAGCGAAGCGAGTTATTTGGCTCACTATGGCCGGTGGCCCCTCTCAATTGGAGACATTCGATCCCAAACCCAAGTTGGGGGAGATGGATGGGAAACCCATGCCGGAATCGATGACCAAAGGGCAGCAGCTTGCTCAGCTTCAAGGTCAACCGCTGAAGTGTTTCGCTCCTCAGCACCCTTTCAGCACATTCGGATCGAATGGAACTGAAATCTGCTCGCTCTTCCCGCATATCGGTTCGGTTCTCGATGACATCTGCTTGATCCGCTCGATGACAACAGAAGCGATCAACCATGACCCCGCGCACATGTTTATGAATACCGGTTCCCAAATCGCGGGACGGCCGAGCATGGGGGCATGGGTCACGTACGGATTGGGGTGCGAATCGGAAAACTTGCCTGGGTTCGTCGTGTTGACATCTCTTGGAAAAGGGGGCCAAAACCAACCCATCGCCGCCCGCCAATGGAGCAGCGGCTTTTTGCCAACCAAGTTTCAAGGGGTGCAGTTGCGTTCCCAAGGGGATGCGGTGCTATACCTCAATAGCCCACACGGCATGCGGTTGGAGGACCAAGCACGCGATATCGAGTCCATCAATCAATTGAACAAACAATATGCCCTGACGGTTGATGATCCGGAAATTGCGACGCGCATCGCCCAATACGAGATGGCTTTCAAGATGCAAACGAGTATTCCCGAGTTGATGCAGACCGATCGCGAGTCTGCGGCCACTCTTGAACTCTACGGGTGCCAACCGGGAGATGGCTCTTTCGCATCCAATTGCTTGCTCGCTCGTCGCTTGGCAGAAAGGGGCGTTCGGTTTATCCAGCTCTATCACAAGGACTGGGATCACCACGGCGGGGTCAAAGAGGGAATCGAGTTCAAGGCAAAGGAAATCGATCGAGCCTGCATGGCCCTTATCACGGATCTCAAGCAACGAGGTATGTTCGAGGACACCTTGATCGTTTGGGCCGGGGAATTTGGGCGGACTCCTATGTCACAAGGAGGAAATGGACGAGATCATCACAACAAGGCCATGTCGGTTTGGCTCGCTGGAGCGGGCGTCCGAGGCGGCATCGTGCATGGGGCAACGGACGAACTTGGGTACGCCGCTGTCGAGGATATTGCCAATGTTCACGATCTGCACGCTACGATGCTCTACCTCATGGGAATTGAGCACTCTTCTTTTTCGGTCAAGTTCCAAGGACTCGATGCCAAACTAACGGGTGTCGAAGGTGCGACGGTCATGAAGAAAATACTGGCTACAACCTAA